A single genomic interval of Lewinellaceae bacterium harbors:
- a CDS encoding xanthine dehydrogenase family protein molybdopterin-binding subunit, whose amino-acid sequence MMQVKTKMGRRSFLKSSAVAGSGLVLGFSWLAGCQPGAMDPEDLPEEWFAINAYLKIGSNGLVTIVSPNPEGGQNVKTSMPMIVADELDVDWNQVIVEQAPLNTDAFTRQFIGGSQAIRQSWQGLRMAGASARYMLRQAAAQAWQVPLDEVTTHEGVLYHEGSGKSATYGDLANAAAKIPVPQEVTLKDIKDFGIIGTSRKNVDGLKIVTGQPLFGIDVQQEGMLIAMIVHPPAFGMKLKSADVDGVTKLPGIRDVFSFKSMQDDYERQYFDTVTFTDLVAIVGQSTWEVMNAKKALRVEWEAIADTTVPVDRFGQKQTITIPAGLEGTASHQELIAAAAAKPGNIRRKDGDPDRAFRQAAKVIERTYSAPFLAHNCMEPMNFFAHVNDGQARLRGPLQKPEYTEKTVSARLGIPLENIDIQMTRLGGGYGRRSYAHWLVEAAVISQRMNAPIKLIYSREDDMTSGIYRPMYQATYRAALDANNQLTAFHVKAGGIPESPLFPDRFPAGAVDNYLAEEWVIPSNITIGSFRAPRSNFMAAAEQSFLDEVAEAAGQDPIDFRLRLLKQAMENPVGKDNDYDASRYAGVLELVRDKSGWNEGQPGVYRGVSAYFCHNTYAAEVLDLTLEEGKPVVQRVCCAVDCGIVVNPDAATNLAEGAIVDGVGNALFGGMTFKTGVPDKSNFDTYRMIRMGEAPRRIDVHFVENEIDPTGMGEPPFPPVFAAVANALYRATGQRYYHQPFLSSNQVLG is encoded by the coding sequence ATGATGCAGGTTAAAACCAAAATGGGCAGACGATCATTTTTAAAATCCTCGGCAGTCGCCGGAAGCGGCCTGGTGCTTGGATTTAGCTGGCTGGCCGGCTGCCAACCTGGTGCTATGGATCCCGAAGATCTTCCTGAGGAATGGTTTGCCATCAATGCTTATTTGAAAATAGGAAGCAATGGGCTTGTAACCATCGTATCGCCAAATCCCGAGGGCGGACAGAATGTCAAGACATCCATGCCGATGATCGTGGCTGATGAGCTGGATGTGGATTGGAATCAGGTCATCGTGGAACAAGCTCCCCTGAATACCGATGCATTTACGCGGCAGTTTATCGGCGGTAGCCAGGCCATCCGGCAAAGCTGGCAGGGCTTGCGTATGGCAGGAGCATCCGCCCGATACATGCTGCGCCAGGCAGCAGCTCAAGCCTGGCAGGTACCACTCGATGAAGTTACCACCCACGAAGGCGTGCTTTATCACGAGGGTAGCGGAAAATCAGCTACCTACGGGGATCTGGCCAATGCCGCTGCAAAAATTCCTGTACCGCAAGAGGTGACATTGAAAGACATAAAGGATTTCGGGATCATCGGCACCTCCCGCAAAAATGTGGATGGCCTGAAAATCGTTACCGGCCAGCCATTATTTGGAATTGATGTACAGCAAGAGGGCATGCTGATCGCGATGATCGTGCACCCTCCGGCTTTTGGAATGAAACTGAAATCGGCTGATGTCGATGGTGTTACGAAATTGCCGGGCATCCGGGATGTCTTCTCCTTTAAGTCCATGCAGGATGATTACGAACGTCAATATTTTGATACGGTCACTTTTACCGACCTGGTTGCCATAGTGGGCCAATCCACCTGGGAGGTGATGAATGCCAAGAAGGCACTGCGCGTAGAGTGGGAAGCCATTGCAGATACCACGGTGCCGGTAGACCGCTTTGGGCAAAAACAAACCATCACCATACCCGCCGGCCTGGAAGGCACGGCTTCGCATCAGGAATTAATCGCAGCAGCGGCGGCAAAACCTGGCAATATCCGCAGGAAAGACGGTGATCCCGATCGTGCATTCAGGCAGGCAGCCAAAGTCATCGAACGTACGTATTCGGCACCTTTCCTGGCGCACAACTGCATGGAGCCTATGAATTTTTTTGCTCATGTCAACGACGGCCAGGCAAGGTTGAGGGGCCCCCTGCAAAAACCGGAATATACCGAAAAGACGGTCTCTGCCCGGCTGGGGATTCCGCTTGAGAACATCGACATCCAAATGACCCGGCTGGGTGGCGGCTATGGGCGGCGGTCCTATGCCCACTGGCTGGTCGAAGCTGCCGTGATCTCCCAACGGATGAATGCGCCCATCAAATTAATTTACTCCAGGGAGGATGACATGACCTCGGGTATCTATCGCCCCATGTATCAGGCGACTTACCGGGCAGCCCTGGACGCCAACAACCAGCTGACCGCTTTCCATGTGAAAGCCGGAGGCATACCCGAGAGCCCATTGTTTCCAGACCGTTTTCCGGCCGGAGCCGTTGACAATTACCTGGCCGAAGAATGGGTGATCCCTTCCAATATAACGATTGGGTCATTCCGTGCTCCCAGGTCGAATTTTATGGCGGCGGCTGAACAATCCTTTCTCGACGAAGTAGCCGAGGCTGCAGGCCAGGATCCCATTGACTTCCGCCTCAGGCTGCTGAAGCAAGCCATGGAAAATCCGGTAGGGAAAGACAACGATTACGATGCTTCCCGTTATGCAGGTGTTCTGGAACTGGTGCGGGATAAATCCGGCTGGAACGAAGGCCAGCCCGGGGTGTACCGCGGTGTTTCTGCTTATTTTTGCCACAATACCTATGCGGCGGAAGTGCTCGATCTGACCCTTGAGGAGGGAAAACCGGTGGTTCAACGCGTATGCTGTGCTGTGGATTGTGGTATTGTTGTAAATCCGGATGCAGCAACCAACTTGGCGGAAGGAGCCATTGTGGATGGAGTTGGCAATGCCCTGTTTGGCGGTATGACCTTCAAGACAGGTGTGCCGGACAAATCCAATTTTGACACGTACCGGATGATCCGGATGGGAGAAGCTCCACGCAGGATCGACGTTCATTTTGTAGAGAATGAAATAGATCCTACCGGCATGGGTGAGCCGCCTTTTCCACCGGTGTTTGCTGCAGTCGCCAACGCCTTATACCGTGCTACGGGCCAGCGTTATTACCATCAGCCTTTTCTAAGCTCGAATCAGGTCCTGGGGTAA